One Paraburkholderia aromaticivorans genomic region harbors:
- the kynB gene encoding arylformamidase, with the protein MPTLWDITPAVDTATPVWPGDTPVAIERVWRMEAGSPVNVARLTLSPHTGAHTDAPLHYDAEGAAIGEVPLDAYLGRCRVIHCIGASPVVTPQHLAGSLDDLPPRVLLRTYRNAPTTAWDSAFCAVAPDTIDLLAARGVKLIGIDTPSLDPQESKTMDAHHRIRAHRMAILEGIVLDDVAPGDYELIALPLKLTTLDASPVRAILRALPGSRPNSH; encoded by the coding sequence ATGCCAACACTTTGGGACATTACCCCCGCCGTCGATACCGCCACGCCCGTCTGGCCGGGCGACACGCCGGTGGCCATCGAGCGCGTGTGGCGCATGGAGGCGGGCTCGCCCGTCAATGTCGCGCGGCTGACGCTGTCGCCGCACACCGGCGCGCACACCGACGCCCCGCTGCACTACGACGCCGAAGGCGCCGCCATCGGCGAAGTGCCGCTCGATGCGTACCTCGGCCGATGCCGCGTGATTCATTGCATCGGCGCATCGCCTGTTGTGACGCCACAACACCTGGCCGGCTCGCTCGACGACCTGCCGCCGCGAGTCTTACTGCGCACTTACAGAAATGCGCCGACCACCGCTTGGGACAGCGCGTTCTGCGCGGTCGCGCCGGACACCATCGACCTGCTGGCGGCGCGCGGCGTGAAGCTGATCGGCATCGACACGCCATCGCTCGACCCGCAGGAATCGAAGACGATGGACGCTCATCACCGGATCCGCGCGCATCGCATGGCGATTCTCGAAGGCATCGTGCTCGACGACGTCGCGCCCGGCGACTACGAACTGATCGCGCTGCCGCTCAAGCTGACCACGCTCGATGCAAGCCCGGTGCGCGCGATTCTGCGCGCACTGCCCGGGTCTCGGCCCAATTCTCACTGA
- the kynA gene encoding tryptophan 2,3-dioxygenase: protein MTDHMQTPGLPEEKPAQGCPFGHGSVASHAAPPAADSGDGWHDAQLDFSDSMSYGDYLSLGTVLDAQHPLSPDHNEMLFIIQHQTSELWMKLALYELRAALQAVHRDELPPAFKMLARVSRIMEQLVQAWSVLATMTPSEYTAMRPYLGSSSGFQSYQYRQIEFLLGNKNEQMLKPHAHQADVLAEVKASLEAPSFYDEVVRLLARRGFAISSSRLERDWSQPTVHDASVEAAWLEVYRNPSQHWELYEMAEELVDLEDAFRQWRFRHVTTVERIIGFKQGTGGTSGATYLRKMLDVVLFPELWHVRTML, encoded by the coding sequence ATGACCGATCACATGCAAACACCGGGGTTGCCCGAAGAGAAACCGGCACAGGGATGTCCGTTTGGGCATGGGAGTGTTGCGTCGCATGCGGCTCCCCCGGCCGCCGATTCCGGCGATGGCTGGCATGATGCGCAGCTCGATTTTTCGGACTCGATGAGTTACGGCGATTATCTTTCGTTGGGGACGGTGCTGGATGCGCAGCATCCGTTGTCGCCGGATCACAATGAGATGCTGTTCATCATTCAGCATCAGACGAGCGAGTTGTGGATGAAGCTTGCTTTGTATGAGTTGCGGGCGGCGTTGCAGGCTGTGCATCGGGACGAATTGCCCCCGGCGTTCAAGATGCTTGCGCGTGTGTCGCGGATCATGGAGCAGCTCGTGCAGGCTTGGAGTGTTCTCGCGACTATGACGCCGTCTGAGTACACGGCGATGCGGCCTTATTTGGGCAGTTCTTCCGGGTTTCAGTCTTATCAGTATCGGCAGATTGAGTTTTTGCTCGGGAATAAGAATGAGCAGATGCTGAAGCCGCATGCGCATCAGGCTGATGTGTTGGCTGAGGTCAAGGCTTCGCTGGAAGCGCCTTCTTTTTATGATGAAGTTGTGCGGTTGCTCGCGCGGCGGGGGTTTGCGATTTCATCTTCCAGGTTGGAGCGGGATTGGAGTCAGCCTACTGTGCATGATGCTTCTGTTGAGGCGGCATGGTTGGAGGTTTATCGGAATCCTTCCCAGCATTGGGAGTTGTATGAGATGGCTGAGGAGCTTGTTGATCTCGAGGATGCTTTTCGGCAGTGGCGGTTTAGGCATGTGACTACCGTTGAGAGGATTATTGGGTTTAAGCAAGGGACTGGGGGGACCAGTGGGGCCACTTATCTGCGCAAGATGCTGGATGTGGTTTTGTTTCCGGAGCTTTGGCATGTTCGGACTATGCTGTAG
- a CDS encoding flavin reductase family protein, with protein sequence MKHASPPNFDQNAFKQALSQFATGVTVITTRAASGQLIGITASSFNSVSLNPPLVLWSLATRSASMQVFRANSHYVVNVLASSQLDLCKRFATVKGDRFEGVSHAEGDTGMPVLDGALAWFECHNRSRYEEGDHVIFVGEVERCGVHENAAEISPLVFQNGLFHGLDPL encoded by the coding sequence ATGAAGCACGCCAGCCCGCCCAACTTCGACCAGAACGCCTTCAAACAGGCGCTCAGCCAATTTGCCACCGGCGTCACCGTCATTACAACGCGCGCGGCGTCCGGCCAGTTGATCGGCATCACGGCCAGCTCATTTAATTCGGTTTCGCTCAATCCGCCGCTGGTGTTATGGAGTCTCGCCACGCGCTCGGCGTCGATGCAGGTGTTCCGCGCCAACAGTCACTACGTGGTCAATGTGCTAGCTTCGTCGCAGCTCGATCTGTGCAAGCGTTTTGCGACCGTGAAGGGCGATCGCTTCGAAGGCGTGTCGCACGCGGAAGGCGACACCGGCATGCCGGTGCTCGACGGCGCGCTCGCGTGGTTCGAATGCCATAACCGCAGCCGTTACGAAGAAGGCGACCACGTGATTTTTGTCGGCGAAGTGGAGCGCTGCGGCGTGCACGAGAATGCCGCGGAGATTTCGCCGCTGGTTTTTCAGAACGGCTTGTTTCACGGACTCGACCCGCTTTGA
- a CDS encoding sugar ABC transporter ATP-binding protein, translating to MDTILKLDNITKSFPGVKALQGIHLEIARGEIHALLGENGAGKSTLMKILCGIYQPDEGSITIEGEVRHFTNYHDAVAAGVGIVFQEFSLIPYLNAVENMFLGRELKNGLGLLERGKMRRAAAAIFQRLGVTIDLSVPIRELSVAQQQFVEIGKALSLEARILILDEPTATLTPAEAEHLFAIMRELKQQGVAMIFISHHLEEIFEVCDRITVLRDGQYVGMTEVSQSDVGHLVEMMVGRRIENSFPPKPPIRADAKIVLDVDKLQLLKDSPVLSFTLREGEILGFAGLVGSGRTETALAVIGADSAYVKEIRINGAAAKLSDPADALRAGVGILPESRKTEGLITDFSIKQNISINNLSKYRSLRFFIDQRSEARATADIMKRVGVKAPTMHTEVATLSGGNQQKVVIARWLNHHTNILIFDEPTRGIDVGAKAEIYLLMRELTARGYSIIMISSELPEIVGMCDRVAVFRQGRIEAMLEGDAIDSNAVMTYATAGSRGATHEHA from the coding sequence ATGGACACGATACTCAAGCTCGACAACATCACCAAGAGTTTTCCCGGCGTGAAGGCGTTGCAAGGCATTCACCTGGAAATCGCGCGCGGCGAGATTCACGCGTTGCTCGGCGAAAACGGCGCGGGCAAATCGACGCTGATGAAAATCCTGTGCGGCATCTATCAGCCGGACGAAGGCTCGATCACGATTGAAGGCGAGGTGCGTCATTTCACCAACTATCACGATGCGGTCGCCGCGGGCGTCGGCATTGTGTTTCAGGAGTTCAGCCTGATTCCGTATCTGAACGCGGTGGAGAACATGTTTCTCGGCCGCGAACTGAAGAACGGTTTGGGCTTGCTCGAACGCGGCAAGATGCGGCGCGCGGCGGCGGCGATTTTCCAGCGGCTTGGCGTGACGATCGATCTGTCGGTGCCGATTCGCGAACTGTCGGTGGCGCAGCAACAGTTCGTCGAAATCGGCAAGGCGCTTTCGCTGGAGGCGCGCATTCTGATTCTGGACGAGCCCACCGCCACGCTCACGCCCGCCGAAGCCGAGCATCTGTTCGCGATCATGCGCGAACTGAAGCAGCAGGGCGTCGCGATGATTTTCATCTCGCACCACCTCGAAGAGATTTTCGAAGTGTGCGACCGCATCACCGTGCTGCGCGATGGCCAGTACGTCGGCATGACCGAGGTATCGCAATCCGACGTGGGGCATCTCGTGGAGATGATGGTGGGGCGCCGCATCGAAAACAGTTTTCCGCCGAAGCCGCCGATACGTGCCGATGCGAAGATCGTGCTCGACGTCGACAAGCTGCAGTTGCTCAAGGACAGCCCCGTGTTGAGCTTCACGCTGCGTGAAGGCGAGATTCTCGGCTTCGCGGGACTGGTCGGCTCGGGGCGCACGGAAACCGCGCTCGCCGTGATCGGCGCGGATTCGGCCTACGTGAAGGAGATTCGCATCAACGGCGCGGCGGCGAAGCTGTCCGATCCCGCCGATGCGTTGCGCGCCGGCGTCGGCATCCTGCCCGAGAGCCGCAAGACCGAAGGCCTGATCACCGACTTCTCGATCAAGCAGAACATCTCGATCAACAACCTCAGCAAGTATCGCTCGTTGCGTTTCTTTATCGACCAGCGCAGCGAAGCGCGCGCGACCGCTGACATCATGAAACGCGTGGGCGTCAAAGCGCCGACCATGCATACCGAAGTCGCGACGCTCTCCGGGGGCAATCAGCAGAAGGTGGTGATCGCGCGCTGGCTGAATCATCACACCAACATCCTGATCTTCGACGAACCGACGCGCGGCATCGACGTCGGCGCCAAAGCCGAAATCTATCTGCTGATGCGCGAACTCACCGCGCGCGGCTACTCGATCATCATGATCTCGTCCGAACTGCCGGAGATCGTCGGCATGTGCGACCGCGTCGCCGTGTTCCGGCAGGGCCGCATCGAAGCGATGCTCGAAGGCGACGCGATCGACTCGAACGCCGTGATGACCTATGCAACTGCCGGCTCTCGTGGAGCAACCCATGAACACGCCTAA
- the kynU gene encoding kynureninase: MNNRDEALALDSADPLATLRDQFALSPTTIYLDGNSLGVPPAAAAQRAQTVIGAEWGEGLIRSWNTAGWFELPRRLGNKLAPLIGAGENEVVVTDTISINLFKLLSAAVRVANARDPKRRVIVSERSNFPTDLYIAQGLIEQLDRGYELRLVDDPSELPAAIGDDTAIAMITHVNYRTGYMHDMAALTKLIHDKGALALWDLAHSAGAVPVDLNGVGADYAVGCTYKYLNGGPGSPAFVWVPKRHQNEFAQPLSGWWGHRAPFKMDPAYQPDDGIGRFLCGTQPMVSMSLVECGLDVFLQTDMQAVRKKSLALTDLFIELVEARCSEFPLTLVTPREHAQRGSHASFEHPHGYEVMQALIARGVIGDYREPHVLRFGFTPLYTRFVDVWDAVETLREVLVKETWRAPEFAARGAVT; encoded by the coding sequence ATGAACAACCGAGACGAAGCACTGGCGCTCGACAGCGCCGATCCCCTCGCGACGTTGCGCGACCAGTTCGCGCTGTCGCCGACCACCATCTATCTCGACGGCAATTCGCTGGGCGTGCCGCCCGCGGCCGCCGCGCAGCGCGCACAGACCGTGATCGGCGCCGAATGGGGCGAAGGCTTGATTCGTAGCTGGAACACCGCCGGTTGGTTCGAGCTGCCGCGCCGCCTCGGCAACAAGCTCGCGCCGTTGATCGGCGCGGGGGAAAACGAAGTGGTCGTCACCGATACGATTTCGATCAATCTGTTCAAGCTGTTGTCGGCGGCCGTGCGGGTCGCGAATGCACGCGATCCCAAGCGTCGTGTGATCGTTTCCGAGCGCTCGAATTTCCCGACGGATCTGTACATCGCGCAAGGTTTGATCGAGCAGCTCGATCGCGGCTATGAACTGCGCCTCGTCGACGATCCTTCCGAACTGCCTGCCGCGATCGGCGATGACACCGCCATCGCGATGATCACGCACGTGAACTATCGCACCGGCTACATGCACGACATGGCTGCGCTCACCAAGCTGATCCACGACAAAGGCGCGCTCGCGTTGTGGGACTTGGCGCATTCGGCGGGCGCGGTCCCGGTCGATCTGAACGGCGTCGGCGCGGACTATGCGGTGGGCTGCACGTATAAGTATCTGAATGGCGGTCCGGGTTCGCCTGCGTTCGTGTGGGTGCCCAAGCGTCATCAAAACGAGTTCGCGCAGCCGTTGTCGGGCTGGTGGGGACATCGCGCGCCGTTCAAGATGGATCCGGCGTATCAGCCCGATGACGGCATCGGCCGATTTTTGTGTGGCACGCAGCCGATGGTGTCGATGTCGCTTGTCGAGTGCGGGCTCGATGTGTTTTTGCAAACCGATATGCAGGCGGTGCGCAAGAAGTCGCTGGCGTTGACGGATCTGTTCATCGAACTGGTCGAAGCGCGTTGCAGCGAATTTCCGTTGACGCTCGTGACGCCGCGTGAGCATGCGCAGCGTGGGTCGCATGCGAGCTTCGAGCATCCGCATGGCTATGAGGTGATGCAGGCGTTGATTGCGCGTGGGGTGATCGGCGATTATCGTGAGCCGCATGTGTTGCGGTTTGGTTTTACGCCGCTGTATACGCGCTTTGTCGATGTATGGGATGCGGTGGAAACGTTGCGCGAGGTGCTTGTGAAGGAAACCTGGCGGGCACCCGAATTCGCTGCACGCGGCGCAGTGACCTGA
- a CDS encoding FGGY-family carbohydrate kinase: protein MDYVIGVDIGTQSTKALLVDQHGAIVAQHASSYQPDTPKPLWAEQWPAVWLKAVLECIAACVAKAKEAGVAAKSIKAVCVSSLYGGSGIPVDSDMRPLYPCLIWMDRRATEQVEWVRNNVDLERLYTITGNGVDSYYGYTKMLWLRDHEPEVWSHTRYFLPPNAYVIYMLTGEVAVDHSSAGNIGGIYDIGKRDWSDEALDMLGIPATMMPERLVESSDVVGGLLSQWVEQLGLDAGTSIVAGGVDAAMATFAAGVTRAGQHVAMIGTSMCWGYINQSVDARHGLISMPHVFNGQRDIYVFGGAITAGASVTWYREQFCHAEIEAARATPHGDPHRLLEESAEKVPAGSDGVMFLPYLMGERSPVWDAKASGAFVGLSLFHTRAHLYRAVLEGVTFALKHNIEAGRKGAQSLDDKLIVVGGAAHSDLWMQIIADITGYPVYTIEQDVEAAMGAALLAGVGVGLVSREEAQSGWVTLIERAEPNAQRMALYEQRFGVYTDLYPALKPVMHRLQTS, encoded by the coding sequence ATGGATTACGTCATCGGCGTCGATATCGGCACGCAGAGCACCAAGGCGCTGCTGGTCGATCAGCACGGCGCGATCGTCGCGCAGCATGCGTCGAGCTACCAGCCGGATACGCCCAAGCCGTTGTGGGCCGAACAATGGCCCGCGGTCTGGCTGAAGGCGGTCCTGGAGTGCATCGCCGCATGCGTCGCTAAAGCGAAGGAGGCGGGTGTTGCGGCAAAGTCGATCAAAGCCGTGTGCGTGAGCAGCCTGTACGGCGGCTCCGGCATTCCGGTGGATAGCGACATGCGGCCGCTCTATCCCTGTCTGATCTGGATGGATCGGCGCGCCACCGAGCAGGTGGAATGGGTACGCAATAACGTCGATCTCGAACGGCTCTATACGATCACGGGCAACGGCGTGGATAGTTACTACGGCTACACGAAGATGCTGTGGCTGCGCGATCACGAGCCGGAGGTGTGGTCGCATACGCGCTACTTCCTGCCGCCGAATGCTTACGTGATCTACATGCTGACCGGCGAGGTGGCGGTCGATCATAGTTCGGCGGGCAATATCGGCGGCATCTACGACATTGGCAAACGCGACTGGTCCGACGAAGCGCTCGACATGCTCGGCATTCCCGCGACGATGATGCCGGAGCGGCTGGTCGAATCGTCGGACGTGGTGGGCGGCTTGCTGTCGCAGTGGGTCGAGCAACTTGGCCTCGACGCGGGCACGTCGATCGTCGCGGGCGGCGTGGACGCGGCGATGGCGACGTTCGCGGCCGGCGTCACGCGCGCGGGACAGCACGTCGCGATGATCGGCACGAGCATGTGTTGGGGCTATATCAACCAGAGTGTCGACGCGCGGCATGGGTTGATCAGCATGCCGCATGTGTTCAATGGACAGCGCGATATTTATGTGTTCGGTGGCGCGATTACGGCGGGCGCGTCCGTGACCTGGTATCGCGAGCAGTTCTGTCACGCGGAGATCGAGGCCGCGCGCGCGACGCCGCATGGCGATCCACATCGCTTATTGGAAGAGTCGGCTGAGAAGGTGCCGGCCGGCTCGGACGGCGTGATGTTCCTGCCGTATCTGATGGGCGAGCGTAGTCCCGTGTGGGATGCCAAGGCGAGCGGGGCGTTCGTCGGACTGAGCTTGTTTCATACGCGCGCGCATTTGTACCGCGCCGTGCTGGAGGGCGTAACGTTCGCGCTGAAGCACAACATCGAGGCGGGACGCAAAGGCGCGCAGTCGCTGGATGACAAGTTGATCGTAGTGGGCGGCGCCGCGCATTCGGATTTGTGGATGCAGATCATCGCGGACATTACCGGCTATCCGGTTTATACCATCGAGCAGGATGTGGAGGCGGCGATGGGGGCGGCGTTGCTGGCGGGCGTCGGTGTCGGTTTGGTATCGCGTGAAGAGGCGCAGAGCGGATGGGTCACGCTGATTGAACGTGCGGAGCCGAACGCGCAACGGATGGCGTTGTATGAGCAACGCTTCGGCGTTTATACGGATTTGTATCCGGCGTTGAAACCGGTCATGCATCGGTTGCAGACATCATGA
- a CDS encoding SDR family oxidoreductase, producing MNATFDFSGKSILVTGASSGIGRATVEALCASGANVVAAARNVNELARLAEETGCEPLTLDVSDEAAIDDAFGSLDTFDGLVNCAGIALLERAVDTTGESFDRVMAVNARGAVLVAKHVARGMIDAQRGGSIVNVSSQAALVALDDHLSYSASKAALDAVTRALCVELGPFGIRVNSVNPTVTLTPMAVLAWSDPVKRDPALRAIPLRRFAESAEVAAPILFLLSDAASMISGVCLPVDGGYTAK from the coding sequence ATGAATGCTACTTTTGATTTTTCTGGTAAGTCGATTCTGGTTACGGGTGCTTCGAGCGGGATTGGGCGTGCGACGGTTGAAGCGTTGTGCGCGTCCGGCGCGAATGTAGTTGCTGCGGCTCGCAATGTGAATGAGCTTGCGCGGTTGGCGGAGGAAACGGGTTGCGAGCCTTTAACGCTCGATGTGAGCGATGAAGCGGCTATCGATGACGCGTTTGGTTCGCTCGATACGTTCGATGGGCTTGTGAATTGCGCGGGGATTGCGTTGCTTGAGCGTGCTGTGGATACGACCGGTGAGAGTTTCGATCGTGTGATGGCGGTGAATGCGCGGGGCGCGGTGCTGGTGGCCAAGCATGTGGCGCGGGGGATGATCGATGCTCAACGCGGTGGCAGTATCGTTAATGTTTCCAGTCAGGCTGCACTGGTGGCGCTGGATGATCATTTGAGTTATTCGGCTTCCAAGGCGGCGCTTGATGCTGTTACGAGGGCTTTGTGTGTTGAGTTGGGGCCTTTTGGGATTCGGGTTAATAGTGTGAATCCTACGGTTACGTTGACGCCTATGGCAGTGCTGGCCTGGAGTGATCCGGTTAAGCGGGATCCTGCGCTTAGGGCGATTCCGTTGCGGCGGTTTGCTGAGTCTGCTGAGGTTGCGGCGCCGATTTTGTTTTTGTTGAGTGATGCGGCTTCTATGATTAGTGGGGTTTGTTTGCCTGTTGATGGGGGGTATACGGCGAAGTGA
- a CDS encoding Lrp/AsnC family transcriptional regulator, with product MNAISLDATDCRILTVLQQEGRISNLDLAERISLSPSACLRRLRLLEEQGVIEHYRACLNREVLGFELEAFVQVSMRNDQENWHERFAEAVRDWPEVVGAFVVTGETHYLLRVLAHNLKHYSDFVLQRLYKAPGVMDIRSNIVLQTLKEDSGVPVSLVKKTGGHSAAHNDR from the coding sequence ATGAACGCGATCTCGCTCGACGCCACCGATTGCCGTATCTTGACGGTGCTTCAGCAAGAAGGACGGATCAGCAATCTCGACCTCGCGGAGCGCATTTCGCTCTCGCCGTCAGCCTGTCTGCGACGCCTGCGCCTGCTCGAAGAGCAGGGGGTCATCGAACACTACCGCGCGTGTCTGAATCGCGAAGTGCTAGGTTTCGAACTGGAAGCGTTCGTGCAGGTGTCCATGCGCAACGACCAGGAGAATTGGCACGAACGCTTCGCGGAAGCGGTGCGCGACTGGCCGGAAGTGGTCGGCGCGTTCGTCGTGACCGGCGAGACCCACTATCTGCTGCGGGTCCTCGCGCACAACCTCAAACACTATTCGGATTTCGTCCTGCAGCGTCTCTACAAGGCGCCGGGTGTGATGGATATTCGTTCGAATATCGTGCTGCAGACGCTCAAGGAAGATTCGGGCGTGCCGGTTTCGTTGGTGAAGAAAACCGGTGGGCATAGCGCCGCGCATAACGATCGCTGA
- the msrA gene encoding peptide-methionine (S)-S-oxide reductase MsrA encodes MSQTGEVATLGGGCFWCLEAVYLGVDGVNAVESGYAGGKTQRPTYEQVCDGETGHAEVVKVDFDPAKMSYREILDIFFAIHDPTQLNRQGNDVGTQYRSVVFTHSDTQRETALQAIREIGEQRIYDGQIVTQVLPLDGNYWAAEAYHQNYFAQHPNQGYCSVVVAPKVAKFRQKFAHRIKAS; translated from the coding sequence ATGAGTCAGACAGGCGAAGTCGCCACCCTCGGTGGCGGGTGTTTCTGGTGCCTCGAAGCGGTGTACCTGGGCGTCGACGGCGTGAACGCAGTGGAGTCGGGCTACGCGGGCGGCAAGACCCAGCGCCCGACCTACGAGCAGGTGTGCGATGGCGAAACCGGTCATGCCGAAGTCGTGAAGGTCGACTTCGATCCGGCGAAGATGAGCTATCGCGAGATTCTCGATATCTTCTTCGCGATCCACGATCCGACGCAATTGAACCGGCAGGGCAACGACGTCGGCACGCAATACCGCTCGGTGGTCTTCACGCATTCCGACACGCAGCGGGAAACGGCGTTGCAGGCAATTCGCGAGATCGGTGAACAACGCATTTACGACGGTCAGATCGTCACACAGGTGCTGCCGCTCGACGGCAATTACTGGGCGGCCGAGGCCTATCACCAGAACTATTTTGCGCAGCACCCGAATCAGGGGTACTGCTCGGTCGTGGTGGCGCCGAAGGTGGCGAAGTTTCGTCAGAAGTTTGCTCACCGGATCAAGGCGAGCTAA
- a CDS encoding ABC transporter permease, translating into MNTPNPSSSPKTSTVSSDTPGAPVRFTWAALKRSTLFYPFIGLLVVCVVMVFASDSFLSGANIENVLRQVSINAIIAVGMTCVILTGGIDLSVGSVMALAGTLAAGLMVAGMNAVAALAIGVAVGLGFGAANGFFVAFAGMPPIIVTLATMGIARGLALIYTGGYPIDGLPDWVSFFGSGKILGVQAPVVIMAVIYVIAWVLLERMPFGRYVYAIGGNEQATRLSGVRVARVKLIVYTIAGLTSAFAAIVLTARLMSGQPNAGVGFELDAIAAVVMGGTSISGGRGSIIGTLIGALLLGVLNNGLNMVGVNPYVQNVIKGGIILLAIYISRDRRK; encoded by the coding sequence ATGAACACGCCTAATCCTTCTTCTTCACCCAAGACATCCACTGTCAGCAGTGACACGCCGGGAGCGCCGGTGCGCTTCACGTGGGCCGCGTTGAAACGCTCGACGCTGTTCTACCCGTTCATCGGCCTGCTGGTCGTCTGCGTCGTGATGGTGTTCGCGAGCGACAGTTTTCTGTCCGGGGCGAACATCGAGAACGTGCTGCGCCAGGTGTCGATCAACGCGATCATCGCCGTGGGGATGACGTGCGTGATTCTGACCGGTGGCATCGATCTCTCTGTCGGCTCCGTCATGGCGCTGGCGGGCACGCTCGCGGCGGGTTTGATGGTGGCCGGCATGAACGCGGTGGCCGCGCTCGCGATCGGTGTCGCGGTCGGGCTCGGCTTCGGCGCGGCGAACGGTTTCTTCGTAGCGTTCGCCGGCATGCCGCCGATCATCGTCACGCTCGCGACCATGGGCATCGCGCGCGGCCTCGCGCTGATCTACACGGGCGGCTATCCGATCGACGGCCTGCCCGACTGGGTCAGCTTCTTCGGCAGCGGCAAGATTCTCGGCGTGCAGGCACCTGTCGTGATCATGGCGGTGATCTATGTGATCGCGTGGGTGCTGCTTGAACGCATGCCGTTCGGCCGCTATGTCTATGCGATCGGCGGCAACGAACAGGCGACGCGTCTGTCCGGCGTGCGCGTGGCGCGCGTGAAGCTGATCGTCTACACGATTGCTGGTTTGACGTCCGCCTTCGCCGCCATTGTCCTGACCGCGCGTTTGATGAGCGGCCAGCCGAACGCCGGCGTCGGCTTCGAACTCGACGCCATCGCCGCCGTCGTGATGGGCGGCACGTCGATCTCTGGCGGCCGCGGCTCGATCATCGGCACGCTGATCGGCGCGCTGCTGCTCGGCGTGCTGAACAACGGCCTGAACATGGTCGGCGTGAATCCGTATGTACAGAACGTGATCAAGGGCGGAATCATTTTGCTCGCGATTTACATCAGCCGCGACCGCAGAAAGTAA
- a CDS encoding alcohol dehydrogenase catalytic domain-containing protein translates to MTTQSDKQNMTAIVCHAPKDYRVEQVSKPRAGAHELVIRIAACGICASDCKCHSGAKMFWGGPSPWVKAPVIPGHEFFGFVEEIGEGAADHFGVKMGDRVIAEQIVPCGKCRYCKSGQYWMCEVHNIFGFQREVADGGMAEYMRIPPTAIVHKIPDGISLEDAAIIEPLACAIHTVNRGEVQLDDVVVIAGAGPLGLMMTQIAHLKTPKKLVVIDLVEERLALAREYGADVTINPKQDDALAIIHSLTDGYGCDVYIETTGAPIGVNQGMDLIRKLGRFVEFSVFGADTTLDWSVIGDRKELDVRGAHLGPYCYPIAIDLLARGLVTSKGIVTHGFSLEEWDEAIKIANSLDSIKVLLKPRA, encoded by the coding sequence ATGACGACTCAATCCGACAAGCAGAACATGACAGCTATCGTCTGTCACGCACCGAAAGACTATCGCGTCGAACAGGTGTCGAAGCCTCGCGCGGGCGCGCACGAGCTAGTGATCCGCATTGCCGCGTGCGGCATTTGCGCGAGCGACTGCAAATGTCATTCGGGCGCGAAGATGTTCTGGGGCGGCCCGAGCCCATGGGTAAAAGCGCCGGTGATTCCCGGTCACGAGTTCTTCGGTTTCGTCGAAGAAATTGGCGAGGGTGCGGCCGATCACTTCGGCGTGAAGATGGGCGACCGCGTGATCGCCGAACAGATCGTGCCGTGCGGCAAATGCCGCTATTGCAAATCAGGCCAATACTGGATGTGCGAGGTGCACAACATCTTCGGCTTCCAGCGCGAAGTCGCCGACGGCGGCATGGCCGAATACATGCGCATTCCGCCGACAGCGATTGTTCACAAGATACCCGACGGCATCTCGCTGGAAGATGCCGCGATCATCGAGCCGCTCGCCTGCGCGATCCACACGGTCAACCGTGGCGAAGTGCAACTCGACGACGTGGTGGTGATCGCCGGCGCCGGCCCGCTCGGTCTGATGATGACGCAAATCGCGCATCTGAAAACACCGAAGAAGCTGGTGGTGATCGATCTGGTCGAAGAGCGCCTGGCACTCGCACGCGAATACGGCGCCGACGTGACGATCAACCCGAAACAGGACGACGCGCTGGCGATCATCCATTCGCTCACGGACGGTTACGGCTGCGATGTGTATATTGAAACCACCGGCGCGCCGATCGGCGTGAATCAGGGCATGGACCTGATTCGCAAGCTTGGGCGGTTCGTCGAGTTTTCGGTGTTCGGCGCGGATACGACGCTGGACTGGTCGGTGATCGGCGATCGCAAGGAACTCGACGTGCGCGGCGCGCATCTTGGACCGTATTGCTACCCGATCGCGATCGATCTGCTGGCGCGCGGGCTGGTTACATCGAAAGGCATTGTCACGCACGGCTTTTCGCTGGAAGAATGGGACGAGGCGATCAAGATCGCCAACTCGCTCGATTCGATCAAGGTGTTGCTGAAGCCGCGCGCCTGA